In Sphingobacterium zeae, one genomic interval encodes:
- a CDS encoding cytochrome c — protein sequence MDLFNNHKKLFGIATLLFLVLTFFVAIGPALHNQAINRPLPDTEPLSPEAVKGKSLFISNGCVACHTQQVRNVEMDKVWGSRPSLAADYADSKRTDFWRNTATLMGTERTGPDLTDLGNRQPSRDWNLVHLYNPRIVVKESVMPAYSFLFTYKEETDKNDVIVSVPGKYMKGKSGKVVATQDALHLVAYLQSLKQTKLPETRKSPEFLYKREVKPLATGQSPAVDGKALYTANCASCHQAGGEGLAGAFPPLKGSPIVNGDNLQLYVDIIMNGYDSRPEYGAMAAVGTNLEWTEVEVAAVINYERTAWGNKAKEVSHEEVKKIMDFLKQVK from the coding sequence ATGGATTTATTCAATAATCATAAGAAGCTTTTTGGAATTGCTACACTGCTATTTCTAGTGCTTACATTCTTCGTTGCCATTGGTCCTGCGTTACATAATCAAGCAATAAATCGTCCTTTGCCCGATACCGAGCCATTAAGTCCTGAAGCCGTGAAAGGAAAAAGTTTATTTATCTCAAACGGATGCGTTGCCTGTCATACGCAACAGGTAAGAAATGTAGAGATGGATAAGGTTTGGGGAAGTCGCCCCTCACTCGCCGCAGATTATGCGGACAGTAAAAGAACCGACTTTTGGCGAAATACAGCAACACTGATGGGAACAGAAAGGACAGGTCCGGATCTAACTGACCTGGGTAATCGTCAGCCGAGTAGAGATTGGAATCTAGTACACTTATACAATCCACGAATAGTCGTAAAAGAATCAGTGATGCCAGCTTATTCATTTCTGTTTACCTACAAGGAAGAAACCGATAAAAATGATGTTATTGTAAGTGTGCCTGGCAAATATATGAAAGGAAAAAGTGGTAAGGTCGTCGCTACGCAAGATGCCTTGCATCTCGTGGCCTATTTGCAATCTTTAAAGCAAACTAAATTACCGGAAACAAGAAAGTCTCCAGAATTTCTTTACAAAAGAGAAGTAAAACCTTTGGCCACGGGACAATCCCCTGCGGTTGATGGAAAAGCGCTCTATACAGCTAATTGTGCAAGCTGTCACCAAGCAGGTGGTGAAGGTCTTGCAGGAGCTTTCCCTCCTCTTAAAGGGAGTCCGATTGTAAATGGAGATAATCTGCAATTATATGTAGATATTATTATGAATGGGTATGACTCTCGTCCTGAATACGGTGCAATGGCAGCGGTAGGAACTAACCTTGAATGGACAGAGGTCGAAGTGGCGGCAGTCATCAACTACGAACGTACCGCTTGGGGAAATAAAGCCAAAGAAGTATCTCATGAAGAGGTAAAAAAGATTATGGACTTCCTCAAGCAAGTAAAGTAA
- a CDS encoding cytochrome C, which translates to MSAKSKIRVFIDNDEQPLADVFAPAVFELDTRKLTDGDHVLKIVSKDPSGKEGVRTIPFVVRNGPAIAVEGIKENDSVDGVVPLMINAYGKGDLKSFLISGSETPQSIPSWVWIIIISFVGWALYYFVRYLASPIASNL; encoded by the coding sequence ATGAGCGCAAAAAGCAAAATAAGAGTATTTATCGATAATGATGAACAGCCTCTTGCGGATGTTTTTGCACCGGCTGTTTTTGAGTTAGATACACGTAAATTGACAGATGGTGATCACGTTTTAAAAATTGTTAGCAAAGACCCAAGCGGCAAAGAGGGGGTTCGTACCATCCCTTTTGTAGTTCGTAATGGGCCAGCCATCGCAGTTGAGGGTATAAAAGAAAATGATTCGGTTGATGGTGTCGTTCCTCTTATGATTAATGCGTATGGCAAGGGTGACCTAAAATCTTTTTTAATATCTGGAAGTGAAACACCCCAAAGTATTCCCTCTTGGGTGTGGATTATAATCATAAGCTTCGTGGGTTGGGCCTTGTACTATTTTGTTAGATATTTAGCTTCGCCTATAGCAAGTAATTTATAG
- a CDS encoding 3-keto-disaccharide hydrolase, producing the protein MCSTEKGKFKFSIPPQWESGKMNLIVEGELVNGVLEGTITEPDGKTYRFKGTHAPELKRTAAVKWGKPIQLFNGKDLSGWKATGKTNQWLVKNGILTSPQSGSNLVSEQKFEDFKLHVEFKIPAGSNSGVYLRGRYEVQIEDSPKDAHPNAVLFAGVYGFLAANEMVNKGAGQWQTFDITLIGRLVTVVANGKTVICNQEIPGITGGALDSKEAEPGPIYFQGDHGPVEFRKVIITPAIK; encoded by the coding sequence ATGTGTTCTACCGAAAAAGGAAAGTTTAAGTTTTCCATCCCCCCGCAATGGGAGAGTGGTAAGATGAATTTGATTGTGGAGGGCGAACTTGTCAATGGTGTTTTGGAAGGAACAATAACAGAGCCGGATGGCAAAACATATCGCTTTAAAGGTACCCACGCTCCAGAACTAAAGCGCACCGCTGCCGTCAAATGGGGTAAACCTATTCAGCTATTCAATGGAAAGGATCTATCCGGATGGAAAGCTACAGGTAAGACAAATCAATGGCTGGTAAAAAATGGTATTTTGACCAGTCCGCAGTCCGGATCTAACTTAGTTTCAGAACAAAAATTTGAAGATTTCAAATTACACGTTGAGTTTAAAATTCCAGCAGGAAGCAACAGTGGTGTCTACCTGAGAGGTCGTTATGAAGTTCAGATAGAGGATAGTCCCAAGGATGCACATCCAAATGCGGTGCTTTTCGCAGGGGTATATGGCTTTTTAGCTGCCAATGAAATGGTTAATAAAGGAGCCGGACAATGGCAAACATTCGATATTACACTTATTGGACGTCTCGTAACGGTAGTGGCAAATGGTAAGACTGTGATCTGTAATCAAGAAATCCCGGGCATAACTGGGGGTGCATTGGATAGCAAAGAGGCAGAGCCAGGGCCGATCTATTTCCAGGGGGATCACGGCCCAGTTGAATTCCGTAAGGTGATTATTACACCAGCAATTAAGTAA
- a CDS encoding Smr/MutS family protein, with translation MRKPSAIVDLHTDAFLDDWEDYSPEELLQESIDFMRSNLDAAIYWEMNEIRFIHGKGKGMLKKMVFEELKEYKDNGSIERYYTSYQNEDIVVVVIGI, from the coding sequence ATGCGCAAACCTTCAGCTATTGTTGACTTACACACCGATGCCTTCCTTGATGATTGGGAAGATTATTCACCAGAGGAACTTTTACAGGAATCCATTGATTTTATGCGATCTAATCTAGACGCAGCTATTTATTGGGAAATGAACGAAATAAGGTTTATTCATGGTAAGGGAAAGGGAATGCTTAAGAAAATGGTTTTTGAAGAATTGAAGGAATATAAGGATAATGGATCTATTGAACGTTATTATACATCCTACCAGAATGAAGATATTGTGGTCGTTGTCATAGGAATTTAA
- a CDS encoding copper homeostasis protein CutC, which yields MREKAIGNYQLEICSNSVASAIEAEKGGATRVEFCQNLENGGTTPSFGQLQLVRKLVNIGIHVLIRPRGGDFLYTETEVLEMIADIEICKQLGMDGVVIGMLNADGTVDKVNTLRLVEAARPMHVTFHRAFDRVEDPFNALEDVIDMGIDRILTSGLRNSALAGVSLLKELVQQANGRIVIMPGAGVDASNIVHILKETRAVAIHSSAKELHVSDMNFKQTQVNGMDEAQWMSSKEKVHHLVDLLKSL from the coding sequence ATGAGGGAAAAGGCGATTGGGAATTACCAATTAGAAATCTGTTCAAATTCTGTAGCGTCAGCTATAGAGGCTGAAAAGGGTGGGGCAACCCGCGTAGAGTTTTGTCAAAATTTAGAAAACGGGGGAACTACACCTTCGTTTGGCCAGCTACAGTTAGTACGAAAATTGGTTAACATTGGAATTCATGTGCTTATCAGGCCACGTGGAGGCGACTTCCTTTATACCGAGACTGAGGTTTTGGAAATGATCGCAGATATTGAAATATGTAAGCAGTTGGGGATGGATGGCGTTGTAATCGGTATGCTGAATGCAGATGGTACGGTCGATAAAGTCAATACCTTGCGGTTGGTTGAAGCTGCACGCCCCATGCATGTTACGTTCCATCGCGCCTTTGATCGCGTAGAAGATCCTTTCAATGCGTTGGAAGACGTTATTGATATGGGGATAGATCGTATTTTGACATCCGGTTTAAGAAATTCTGCACTCGCTGGAGTTTCATTACTCAAGGAGTTGGTTCAACAAGCCAATGGCCGTATTGTGATTATGCCTGGTGCAGGGGTCGACGCGTCTAATATCGTTCACATTTTAAAAGAAACGCGTGCAGTTGCGATACACAGTTCGGCGAAAGAGCTGCATGTATCGGATATGAATTTTAAGCAGACACAGGTTAATGGAATGGATGAAGCACAGTGGATGAGCTCAAAAGAAAAAGTCCACCATTTGGTGGACCTATTAAAAAGCCTTTAA
- a CDS encoding spore protein: MGVTRLKRKDRRNKTVSRVEVQFLKLGTNVELGSRSKMKASNQIVKNDAILNQLALEAK, from the coding sequence ATGGGAGTTACACGTTTAAAAAGAAAAGATAGAAGAAATAAAACTGTTTCACGTGTTGAAGTTCAGTTTTTGAAATTAGGAACTAACGTAGAGTTAGGTTCTAGATCAAAAATGAAAGCTAGCAACCAAATCGTTAAAAACGATGCTATCTTGAATCAATTAGCTTTAGAAGCTAAATAA
- a CDS encoding porin family protein, whose protein sequence is MKKLLLSAAILFGSVGAFAQGGLGYGLRAGVNIPKYSYENGSSESNTGFFVTGYLDAPVSPYFSIQPGLSLQNKGGKRTISEGSSSGEFKQSIMSLDIPVNLVAKLPTGESGNFFVGAGPYVGFGLSGKNKVKGNIGNWGAEGETDVKFGSGNDDNLKRTDFGINFLAGYQLTNGFQINAGYGLGLTNLAPNSGSIKNRVWSVGIGFGL, encoded by the coding sequence ATGAAAAAATTATTATTATCTGCAGCAATTTTATTTGGATCAGTGGGCGCATTTGCACAAGGAGGATTGGGTTACGGATTACGTGCGGGTGTAAATATCCCTAAATATTCCTATGAGAATGGAAGTTCAGAATCAAATACCGGCTTCTTTGTAACCGGTTATTTGGATGCCCCTGTGTCTCCATACTTCTCCATTCAGCCTGGATTGTCTTTGCAAAATAAAGGTGGCAAGAGAACAATAAGTGAGGGATCAAGTTCTGGTGAATTTAAACAGAGTATCATGTCGTTAGACATCCCTGTAAATTTAGTAGCTAAATTGCCTACGGGCGAATCTGGTAATTTCTTTGTTGGTGCTGGACCATATGTTGGCTTCGGACTGAGTGGTAAAAACAAAGTTAAAGGTAATATTGGAAATTGGGGGGCAGAGGGCGAAACTGACGTAAAATTTGGAAGTGGTAATGACGATAATCTTAAACGCACAGATTTCGGTATTAATTTCTTAGCAGGTTATCAATTGACCAATGGCTTCCAGATTAATGCCGGTTATGGTTTAGGTTTGACAAATTTAGCTCCCAATAGTGGCTCAATAAAAAACCGAGTTTGGTCCGTTGGTATCGGTTTCGGACTATAA
- a CDS encoding AI-2E family transporter, with translation MKRFLTLPFYVKLASVLISILLLGYLAKIGDTILVPMILGLLFSLLLIPLSNFMERKLRFPRTLAGILSVILFFGVLGYGLFLLASQLTLLKEDFPAFKEQIMDGASKLQSWVSEQFGIRHKEQMEFINKTASKSVDSGTLFLGTALVSLSSMFILFVFTFLYTFFLLIYRGHIVKFLLFVNRVEDRPIVVDVVQQVQYVVKKYLIGLLIQMSLVSLLVFIVLSLIGVKYSLLLALITGVFNVLPYVGIFSSILIISILTFATSSLTHVVLVILALIIVHMIDSNFIVPKIVGSKVKVNSLFAMLSIIIGEMIWGISGMFLAIPILAIVKIVMDRIRELKPWGFLLGEEDSKDEVYKDLFETLNPIEKNIIDNEVKE, from the coding sequence ATGAAAAGATTTCTTACTTTACCATTCTATGTGAAGTTGGCCAGTGTACTTATTAGTATTCTCCTGCTAGGTTATTTAGCAAAAATTGGCGATACCATTTTGGTCCCGATGATCCTGGGATTACTATTCTCCCTACTTTTAATACCGTTGAGCAATTTCATGGAACGTAAACTACGCTTCCCGAGAACATTAGCGGGCATTTTAAGTGTAATATTATTCTTCGGAGTTTTGGGGTACGGGCTTTTTCTATTAGCTTCCCAACTCACACTCCTGAAGGAAGATTTTCCAGCATTTAAGGAGCAGATAATGGATGGTGCGAGCAAACTGCAAAGCTGGGTCAGTGAACAATTTGGCATAAGGCACAAAGAGCAAATGGAATTTATCAATAAGACGGCCTCGAAGTCCGTGGATTCTGGTACGCTGTTTCTAGGAACGGCATTGGTTTCTCTTTCATCCATGTTTATATTATTTGTTTTTACTTTCCTTTATACGTTTTTTCTCCTCATCTATAGAGGGCATATTGTTAAGTTTCTTCTATTTGTCAATCGTGTCGAAGACAGGCCCATTGTGGTCGATGTAGTACAGCAAGTACAGTATGTGGTCAAAAAGTATCTCATTGGTCTATTGATCCAGATGAGCTTAGTGTCGCTTTTGGTCTTTATTGTTTTGTCATTGATTGGTGTCAAATATAGTTTGCTTTTAGCATTGATTACAGGGGTGTTCAATGTGCTACCCTATGTCGGTATTTTTTCCTCTATACTTATTATTTCCATTCTTACTTTCGCGACATCATCGTTGACCCATGTGGTTTTGGTCATCTTAGCGTTGATTATTGTACACATGATTGATAGTAACTTTATCGTCCCCAAAATTGTGGGGTCTAAAGTTAAAGTAAATTCATTGTTTGCGATGTTGTCTATCATTATTGGTGAGATGATATGGGGTATTTCCGGGATGTTTTTAGCCATTCCTATTTTGGCAATAGTTAAGATTGTGATGGATCGCATTAGAGAGCTTAAGCCCTGGGGATTTTTACTGGGAGAAGAAGATAGCAAAGATGAAGTATATAAGGATTTATTTGAGACGCTCAATCCGATAGAGAAGAATATTATTGACAATGAAGTGAAGGAGTAA
- a CDS encoding ROK family transcriptional regulator: MTFFEHIENENISGVAYKNNSIKKHIIVILSMNGNSTIADLSKELKLSVPKITNVINELIEEGLVKDYGKSTSVSGRKPNIYGLLPTSGFFVGVDVKHNHVNIGLIDLNKNVISIAEHLPYKLANNQASLDHLCKIIQDFIKKSTVPKEKILALGMNLSGRINYKTGYSYSFFYFSETPLSKYLEETLKIKTFIENDSRAMAYGEFMSGVVKQEKNVLFLNLDYGIGMGTLINGQIYYGQSGFAGEFGHIPMFDNEIICHCGKKGCLETEASGRALKDLFIQKVAEGYATTLTQTVQIEDINLNHIISAIHSDDVLAIELLAKIGEKLGRAIAILINLYNPELIVLGGPLAQTNDYILLPIKSAINKYSLNLVSTDTKIKLSQLQEKAGVIGACLLVRDRLLDINP; the protein is encoded by the coding sequence ATGACATTTTTTGAGCATATCGAAAACGAGAATATTTCTGGCGTTGCCTACAAAAACAATTCCATCAAGAAGCATATTATTGTGATCCTTTCTATGAATGGCAACAGTACGATCGCAGATTTAAGTAAGGAACTGAAGCTTAGCGTACCAAAAATCACGAATGTAATCAATGAACTAATCGAAGAAGGACTGGTAAAAGATTATGGAAAGTCGACATCTGTCAGTGGAAGGAAACCAAATATCTACGGACTACTTCCCACTTCAGGCTTCTTTGTTGGAGTTGATGTCAAGCACAACCATGTGAATATAGGGCTTATTGATCTCAACAAAAATGTAATATCTATTGCCGAGCACCTTCCCTATAAGTTGGCCAATAATCAAGCTTCTTTGGATCATCTCTGTAAGATCATTCAGGATTTCATAAAGAAATCCACTGTTCCGAAAGAAAAGATTTTAGCCTTGGGCATGAATCTAAGTGGCCGGATTAACTACAAGACAGGGTATAGTTATAGTTTCTTTTATTTCAGTGAGACACCGCTAAGCAAATACCTTGAAGAAACTTTAAAAATAAAGACCTTCATTGAGAACGATTCACGAGCAATGGCATATGGAGAGTTTATGTCAGGGGTAGTGAAACAGGAAAAAAATGTACTTTTTTTAAATCTCGATTATGGTATTGGGATGGGCACGCTTATCAATGGACAGATTTATTACGGTCAATCTGGATTTGCGGGTGAGTTTGGCCATATCCCGATGTTTGACAATGAAATCATCTGTCACTGTGGCAAGAAAGGTTGTCTTGAGACTGAGGCTTCTGGCCGCGCTTTAAAGGATCTTTTTATACAAAAAGTTGCTGAAGGCTATGCCACCACCTTAACACAAACCGTTCAGATCGAAGATATCAATTTAAACCACATTATTTCGGCAATTCACTCGGATGATGTGCTAGCCATTGAATTACTGGCAAAAATTGGTGAAAAACTCGGCAGAGCTATAGCAATTCTGATAAACCTATACAATCCAGAATTGATTGTTCTCGGAGGTCCTTTGGCACAAACTAACGATTATATCCTACTCCCTATAAAGAGTGCAATCAACAAGTATTCATTAAATCTTGTGAGTACAGATACCAAAATAAAATTATCACAGCTACAAGAAAAGGCAGGGGTGATCGGAGCATGCCTACTTGTAAGAGACAGACTTCTAGATATTAACCCATAA
- a CDS encoding DUF4434 domain-containing protein, producing MDKQNRRKFLKQSFRTALAGVGSSILLQRCGIEDGADLEKIPTINTEIRDTYLVNSNDALPITATFLDEISHDIPHQNWGEPEWDLDFRHMKKMGINTVILIRSGYRKFITYPSNYLLAQGCYKPSTDLLDMFLRLADKYNMLFYFGLYDSGAYWDTGDLYKEVEHNKYVVDEVWSKYGVKHKSFAGWYISGEISRKTKGSIRAFRDLGIMCKSISDGLPTFISPWIDGKKAVMSASAGLSKSDTVSVRQHEEDWSEIFDGIRGVIDACAFQDGHIDYNELDAFFTVNKQLADRYGIACWTNAETFDRDMPIKFMPIKFDKLRLKLEAAKRASYEKAITFEFSHFMSPQSAYRQAANLYDRYMQFFNRR from the coding sequence ATGGATAAGCAGAATCGTAGAAAATTTTTAAAACAATCATTTCGTACCGCCCTTGCCGGAGTGGGAAGCTCGATTCTGTTGCAGCGTTGCGGTATAGAAGATGGGGCTGATTTGGAAAAAATCCCCACGATCAATACAGAGATTCGAGATACTTACTTGGTAAATTCCAACGATGCTCTTCCAATAACGGCAACTTTTCTTGATGAAATATCGCATGATATTCCACATCAGAATTGGGGCGAGCCAGAATGGGACTTAGATTTTAGGCATATGAAAAAAATGGGGATAAATACCGTTATTTTGATCCGATCTGGCTATCGCAAATTCATTACCTATCCTTCGAATTATTTACTTGCGCAAGGCTGCTATAAACCTAGCACTGATTTGCTTGATATGTTTTTACGGTTGGCGGACAAATACAACATGTTGTTTTATTTTGGCCTGTATGATTCTGGTGCATATTGGGATACAGGCGATTTGTATAAGGAGGTAGAGCACAACAAGTACGTGGTGGATGAGGTGTGGTCGAAATATGGGGTAAAGCATAAAAGCTTCGCCGGTTGGTATATCAGTGGCGAGATCAGTAGAAAAACCAAAGGGTCCATCCGCGCATTCCGCGATTTGGGGATCATGTGTAAATCAATATCAGATGGTTTACCGACCTTTATCTCTCCTTGGATTGATGGCAAAAAAGCGGTAATGTCAGCTTCCGCAGGTCTTTCCAAGTCAGATACCGTTAGCGTTAGGCAACATGAAGAAGATTGGTCGGAGATATTTGATGGTATACGGGGCGTTATAGATGCCTGCGCATTTCAAGATGGACACATAGATTACAATGAACTCGATGCTTTTTTTACAGTAAATAAGCAACTTGCGGATCGTTATGGCATCGCCTGTTGGACAAATGCCGAAACATTCGATCGTGATATGCCCATTAAGTTTATGCCAATAAAATTCGATAAGTTGCGCTTGAAGTTGGAGGCAGCCAAGCGGGCCAGCTACGAAAAAGCGATTACCTTTGAGTTCTCCCACTTTATGAGTCCGCAATCTGCTTATCGTCAGGCGGCGAATCTTTACGACCGTTATATGCAATTCTTTAACCGTCGATAA
- a CDS encoding sugar porter family MFS transporter, protein MNNNQINLNYISFLSVVAAIGGFLFGYDTAVISGTIAQVTTQYGLDNVSQGWYVGCALVGSILGVTCGGYLGDRFGRRKMLFISAVLFSASALYCMLSSGFQQLIYARIIGGIGIGVVSIISPMYISELAVPQYRGRLVSLYQLAVTIGFLGAYIVNYLLMQYAIGDAQNLQGDWLRLIFYQEVWRGMLGISGLPAVFFFLIIFFIPESPRWLVRHGRSEKAHDIFRRIYGSESEARTELNKIQDASSKEKKVDWKLLAQPGVRKAVWIGAAIAILGQFMGVNAVLYYGPTIFESSGISGGDSLFYQVIVGLVNVLTTVLAVFIIDKIGRKKLVYLGVSGMIVFLLLIGVYFFWGKVLGLPSLFMLSCFLAYVFCCAISISAVIWVLLSEMYPNSIRGLAMSIAGLSLWLGTYLIGQLTPWLLDNLSPGGTFFLFAAMCVPYMLIVWKLVPETTGRSLEDIERHWIH, encoded by the coding sequence ATGAACAATAACCAAATTAACTTAAATTATATCAGCTTCCTCTCGGTCGTGGCAGCTATAGGCGGATTTCTATTCGGATACGATACAGCGGTTATATCTGGAACGATCGCACAGGTAACGACACAATACGGCTTGGATAACGTTTCTCAGGGATGGTACGTAGGCTGCGCATTGGTAGGTTCCATACTGGGTGTCACCTGTGGAGGTTACCTTGGTGATCGCTTTGGCCGTCGTAAAATGTTGTTTATCAGTGCTGTTCTGTTTTCTGCTTCGGCGCTTTACTGTATGCTTTCTTCTGGTTTTCAACAGCTTATTTATGCACGTATCATCGGAGGGATAGGTATTGGGGTGGTTTCGATCATATCGCCTATGTATATTTCAGAGCTTGCCGTACCCCAATATCGAGGCAGATTAGTGTCTCTCTATCAACTGGCGGTTACGATCGGGTTTCTGGGTGCTTATATCGTGAACTATTTACTTATGCAATACGCGATCGGTGATGCACAAAATTTACAAGGTGATTGGCTTCGGCTCATATTCTATCAGGAAGTATGGCGTGGCATGCTTGGGATATCTGGATTGCCGGCTGTTTTTTTCTTTCTCATTATCTTCTTCATTCCGGAAAGTCCACGTTGGCTGGTGAGACATGGTCGATCAGAAAAAGCACATGATATATTCCGGCGGATCTATGGCTCGGAGAGTGAGGCCAGAACAGAACTCAATAAAATTCAGGATGCAAGTTCCAAAGAAAAAAAAGTCGATTGGAAGCTGTTGGCTCAACCCGGTGTACGTAAAGCTGTGTGGATCGGAGCTGCAATAGCCATCCTCGGGCAGTTCATGGGGGTAAATGCCGTACTTTACTACGGTCCTACCATTTTTGAAAGTAGTGGCATTTCTGGTGGCGACTCACTCTTCTATCAGGTAATCGTTGGATTGGTCAATGTCTTGACGACCGTACTGGCTGTTTTTATCATTGATAAAATAGGGCGCAAGAAGCTGGTATACCTAGGTGTTTCAGGAATGATCGTTTTTCTTTTGCTTATTGGTGTATATTTCTTTTGGGGCAAAGTCCTTGGCCTCCCAAGTTTGTTTATGTTAAGCTGCTTTTTAGCTTATGTATTTTGTTGTGCCATTTCTATATCAGCGGTAATCTGGGTATTGCTCTCGGAAATGTATCCAAACTCCATTCGCGGACTGGCCATGTCCATAGCAGGTCTTTCCCTTTGGTTGGGGACCTACCTGATCGGACAGCTTACCCCATGGCTATTGGATAATTTAAGCCCCGGCGGAACTTTTTTCCTTTTCGCAGCAATGTGCGTACCCTATATGCTCATTGTGTGGAAACTCGTGCCGGAAACAACAGGCAGATCCTTGGAAGATATTGAACGACATTGGATTCATTAA
- a CDS encoding AGE family epimerase/isomerase — protein MDFKKLSKQYKSELLENVLPFWLENSLDREYGGYYSCLDRKGQVFDTDKFIWLQAREVYMFASMYNKTEKKQEWLEAAEHGAAFLLEHGHDGHYNWYFAIDRVGNPLVEPYNIFSYTFATIAFGQLHLATGNPRYAEVAKETFRLICSKLDNPKGKWNKAVPGSRSLKNFALPMILCNLALEIEHLLSAELLDGFIDNCLHEVMAVFYRPELGGIVVENVTLEGQLSDTFDGRLINPGHAIEAMWFIMDLGKRLKRDDLIQKAVEITLNMVEYGWDHQHGGIFYFMDRSGNPPQQLEWDQKLWWVHIETLISLIKGYQLTGSPECLAWFERVHDYTWAHFKDTEYPEWFGYLNRRGEVLLPLKGGKWKGCFHVPRGLYQCWKVLEDIACKDLFVQVV, from the coding sequence ATGGATTTTAAAAAACTTAGTAAACAGTACAAATCGGAACTGTTAGAGAACGTATTGCCCTTTTGGTTGGAAAATTCGTTGGATAGGGAATATGGTGGATATTACAGTTGCTTGGACAGGAAAGGGCAGGTTTTTGACACCGATAAGTTTATCTGGTTGCAAGCGCGTGAGGTTTATATGTTTGCGAGCATGTATAACAAGACGGAGAAAAAGCAGGAGTGGCTTGAGGCAGCGGAACATGGCGCCGCCTTTTTGCTGGAGCATGGCCATGATGGTCACTACAATTGGTACTTTGCAATAGATCGGGTAGGTAACCCGCTCGTAGAGCCGTACAACATTTTTTCCTATACATTTGCGACCATCGCATTTGGACAACTTCACTTGGCAACAGGCAATCCACGTTATGCTGAAGTAGCGAAGGAAACCTTTAGACTGATCTGTTCGAAGCTTGACAATCCCAAGGGGAAGTGGAACAAAGCGGTTCCTGGCAGCCGTAGCCTCAAGAATTTTGCCCTTCCCATGATCCTCTGCAACCTAGCTTTGGAAATTGAGCACCTGCTTTCAGCGGAGCTGTTGGATGGCTTTATTGATAACTGTTTGCACGAAGTGATGGCGGTTTTTTACAGACCGGAACTCGGTGGTATTGTCGTAGAAAATGTCACCTTGGAAGGGCAGTTGTCGGATACCTTTGACGGGCGCTTAATCAATCCTGGGCATGCGATCGAAGCAATGTGGTTTATCATGGATCTCGGCAAACGCCTAAAACGCGACGACCTGATTCAGAAGGCCGTAGAGATAACGCTCAATATGGTCGAATATGGATGGGATCATCAACATGGTGGAATTTTCTATTTCATGGATCGTTCGGGCAATCCCCCGCAACAGTTGGAATGGGATCAAAAGCTCTGGTGGGTGCATATTGAAACCTTGATTTCGCTTATTAAAGGCTATCAATTGACCGGATCGCCGGAATGTCTAGCTTGGTTTGAACGTGTCCACGATTATACATGGGCGCATTTTAAAGATACAGAATATCCAGAATGGTTCGGATATCTTAACAGACGGGGAGAGGTGCTGTTGCCACTTAAAGGTGGTAAATGGAAAGGTTGTTTCCATGTGCCGCGGGGCCTTTATCAATGCTGGAAAGTACTCGAAGATATTGCCTGTAAAGATTTGTTTGTTCAAGTTGTTTAG